From Calothrix sp. PCC 6303, a single genomic window includes:
- a CDS encoding tetratricopeptide repeat protein: MGVKPPDVVATALKPDDFLIKGNEKYEKKDFRGALADYSEAIKLDPNYANAYGNRGATRKELGDKQGALADYNQAIKINPNYANAYGNRGATRDELGDKQGALADYNQAIKINPNDAIAYNRRGYFRYELGDKQGAIADLNQAIIINPNYADAYNSRGYVRYELGDKQGAIDDLNQALADYNQAIKINPNDAQVYSGRGYARYRLGDKQGAIDDLNQAIKINPKYRDAIIFIGLIKYEDGDRETAIKQWQEAITIDPKSAEPLLALSTALHKKGQRQQAVNMAKQALTLDKSFADEAFLKKKLWGVRLIIDAKKLLATPEMREFLSKSNPT; encoded by the coding sequence GTGGGAGTGAAACCACCGGATGTGGTGGCAACTGCATTGAAACCAGATGATTTCTTGATTAAAGGGAATGAGAAATATGAGAAGAAGGATTTTCGGGGTGCATTAGCTGATTACAGCGAAGCAATTAAACTCGATCCCAACTATGCCAATGCCTACGGAAACCGGGGTGCTACCCGCAAAGAATTGGGAGATAAACAAGGTGCATTAGCCGATTACAACCAAGCTATCAAAATTAATCCCAACTATGCCAATGCCTACGGAAACCGGGGTGCTACCCGCGATGAGTTGGGAGATAAACAAGGTGCATTAGCCGATTACAACCAAGCCATCAAAATTAATCCCAACGATGCCATAGCCTACAACAGGCGGGGTTATTTCCGCTACGAATTGGGAGATAAGCAAGGGGCAATAGCTGATTTAAACCAAGCCATCATAATTAATCCCAACTATGCTGATGCCTACAACAGCCGGGGTTATGTCCGCTACGAATTGGGAGATAAACAAGGGGCAATAGATGATTTAAACCAGGCATTAGCTGATTACAACCAAGCCATCAAAATTAATCCCAACGATGCCCAAGTCTACAGCGGGCGAGGTTATGCCCGCTATCGATTGGGAGATAAACAAGGGGCAATAGATGATTTAAACCAAGCTATCAAAATTAATCCAAAGTACAGAGATGCAATTATTTTTATCGGTTTAATCAAATATGAGGATGGCGATAGAGAAACAGCAATTAAACAATGGCAAGAAGCGATTACAATTGATCCAAAATCCGCAGAGCCATTACTGGCGTTATCTACAGCTTTACACAAAAAAGGACAGCGACAACAAGCTGTAAATATGGCAAAACAAGCTTTAACTCTTGATAAAAGCTTTGCTGATGAGGCATTTCTCAAGAAAAAGTTGTGGGGTGTGCGGTTGATTATTGATGCGAAGAAGTTGTTAGC
- a CDS encoding S1 family peptidase, with product MRNLSILNAALIGTSIVLIQPHITIAAISAVDINKIATAITVKIIDAENPTNSGSGVIIKQTGNTYTVLTALHVVKKGGVINTKTQTLTTPDGKSHQLKNIQQLKNKDIPGFDLATAEFSSNQQYTVAKIGNSDNAVSTTTVYVAGFPARTGTLNDSDLFLNTGIVNANGRAQREGYNLFYSNDTLRGMSGGAVLNDSGELVAIHGRVDEQGGNEKSQAKVLTGGGRFIRHCGN from the coding sequence ATGAGAAATCTCTCGATCCTGAATGCCGCACTCATTGGGACATCAATTGTCCTTATTCAACCACACATCACAATTGCCGCCATCTCTGCCGTTGATATCAATAAAATCGCCACAGCTATCACCGTCAAAATAATCGATGCCGAAAACCCAACTAATTCTGGTTCGGGAGTAATAATTAAACAAACAGGCAACACCTACACTGTATTGACTGCTTTGCATGTTGTCAAAAAAGGGGGAGTCATCAACACCAAAACTCAAACCCTAACTACACCCGATGGCAAAAGCCATCAACTCAAAAATATCCAGCAGTTAAAAAATAAAGATATCCCAGGCTTTGATTTAGCTACAGCCGAATTTAGCAGCAATCAGCAATATACAGTGGCAAAAATTGGCAATTCAGATAATGCAGTTAGCACCACAACTGTATATGTAGCCGGTTTCCCAGCCAGAACAGGAACCCTAAATGACTCTGATTTATTTCTGAATACTGGTATAGTCAACGCCAACGGGAGAGCGCAACGGGAAGGCTACAACCTATTTTATAGCAACGATACACTCCGAGGGATGAGCGGTGGAGCCGTACTCAATGATAGCGGGGAATTGGTGGCGATTCACGGCAGAGTAGATGAGCAGGGAGGAAATGAAAAAAGTCAAGCCAAGGTACTTACAGGTGGTGGCCGATTTATTCGGCATTGCGGCAACTGA
- a CDS encoding 4-hydroxybenzoate solanesyltransferase, which yields MLTQPESNQQPVLPAIIQLLRWHKPEGRLILMIPALWAVFLAAGGKPPLPLVGVIVLGTLATSAAGCVVNDLWDRDIDPEVERTRDRPLASRALSLKVGIGVALVSMVCAAGLAFYLNRLSFWLCVAAVPVIVLYPGAKRVFPVPQLVLSIAWGFAVLISWSAVTKDISQPTWLLWGATVMWTLGFDTVYAMSDRIDDQRIGINSSALFFGKYVVSAIAFFYVATIGLLADLAIVIHLHFAFWISLAIALCGWAWHIVRLNQENLPNPVYGQMFRQNVWIGFILLIGMIIGCF from the coding sequence ATGTTGACCCAGCCTGAAAGCAATCAACAACCTGTTTTGCCCGCAATTATCCAGCTTTTGCGCTGGCACAAGCCCGAAGGTAGATTAATTTTGATGATTCCGGCACTGTGGGCGGTTTTCCTGGCTGCTGGGGGCAAACCACCACTGCCTTTGGTAGGTGTGATAGTTTTGGGAACTTTGGCTACCAGTGCAGCGGGATGTGTGGTAAATGATCTTTGGGATCGAGATATAGATCCGGAAGTTGAACGCACACGCGATCGCCCTTTGGCTTCAAGGGCATTATCTTTGAAGGTGGGGATTGGTGTGGCGCTTGTCTCGATGGTATGTGCAGCGGGACTTGCTTTCTATCTTAACCGTTTATCATTTTGGTTGTGTGTAGCGGCTGTTCCCGTAATTGTCTTATATCCAGGCGCAAAACGGGTATTTCCTGTACCTCAGTTGGTGTTGTCTATTGCTTGGGGATTTGCAGTTTTAATTAGTTGGAGTGCTGTCACCAAAGATATTTCCCAACCCACTTGGTTACTGTGGGGGGCAACGGTGATGTGGACATTGGGTTTTGATACAGTTTACGCCATGAGCGATCGCATTGATGATCAAAGGATTGGAATTAACTCCAGTGCCTTGTTTTTTGGTAAATATGTGGTGAGTGCGATCGCGTTTTTCTATGTAGCTACTATTGGCTTACTTGCTGATTTAGCTATAGTTATCCATCTCCATTTTGCCTTTTGGATCAGTTTAGCGATCGCCCTTTGTGGTTGGGCTTGGCATATCGTACGTTTAAATCAGGAAAATTTACCCAATCCAGTTTATGGGCAAATGTTTCGTCAAAATGTTTGGATTGGTTTTATTCTTCTGATAGGGATGATTATTGGGTGTTTTTAA
- a CDS encoding Ppx/GppA phosphatase family protein, giving the protein MVDLISASWESLAVPTANPHRIIAAIDLGTNSLHMVIVQIEPTLPSFSIIAREKETVRLGDRDLTTGNLKPEVMRRAISAMRRFQEVAKTMNVETIVAVATSAVRESPNGKDFLQQIEVETGLHVDLISGHEEARRIYLGVLSGMEFNNQPHTIIDIGGGSTEIILGDSHEERTLTSTKIGAVRLTSELITTDPICDTEFEYLQAYARGMLERSIEEVMANLQFGESPRLVGTAGTIETIAGIHAREHLGFIPTTLNGYQFSLRDLREWVYRLRKMTNSERAQVPGMPDKRSEVILAGAVILQEAMTLLGLQTICVCERSLREGVVVDWMLTHGLIEDRLRYQGSVRQRSVLKIAKKFHVNLQHSDRVAGFAISIFDQTQGILHNWNSEARQLLWSASILHNCGHYINHSSHHKHSYYLIRNGELLGYTETEIEIIANIARYHRKSPPKKKHENYRILVNKEHRTMIDHLSAILRLATALDRRQIGAISRVQCDINRGKNELKLHVHANHPNDDCSLELWSLDYNKEVFENEFNLKVIAVLKPTVISLN; this is encoded by the coding sequence ATGGTGGATTTAATTTCAGCTAGCTGGGAAAGTCTTGCGGTTCCAACGGCAAATCCTCATCGGATTATCGCTGCTATTGATCTGGGGACTAATTCGTTACATATGGTGATTGTCCAAATTGAACCGACGTTACCATCTTTTAGTATTATTGCCCGTGAGAAGGAAACAGTTCGATTAGGTGATCGTGATTTAACAACTGGAAACCTTAAACCAGAAGTTATGCGACGGGCAATTTCTGCAATGCGTCGATTTCAAGAAGTCGCCAAAACCATGAATGTGGAAACTATTGTTGCGGTTGCCACCAGTGCTGTGAGGGAATCACCGAATGGGAAGGATTTTCTCCAACAAATCGAAGTCGAAACTGGTTTACATGTAGACTTGATTTCTGGACATGAGGAAGCGAGAAGGATTTATTTAGGGGTGTTATCGGGGATGGAATTTAATAACCAACCCCATACGATTATTGATATTGGTGGTGGTTCCACTGAAATTATTTTGGGTGATAGCCACGAAGAAAGGACATTAACTAGTACCAAAATTGGTGCAGTTAGGCTTACAAGTGAATTAATTACTACTGACCCGATTTGTGATACTGAATTTGAATACCTCCAGGCTTATGCTAGGGGGATGCTAGAGCGCTCTATTGAGGAAGTGATGGCAAACCTTCAATTTGGGGAATCACCGCGCTTGGTGGGGACAGCAGGAACTATTGAGACAATAGCAGGAATTCATGCCCGCGAGCATTTGGGTTTTATTCCCACAACTTTGAATGGGTATCAATTTTCACTGCGAGATTTGCGAGAATGGGTATATAGACTCAGAAAAATGACCAATTCAGAACGCGCTCAAGTTCCGGGGATGCCCGATAAACGTTCTGAGGTGATTTTAGCAGGTGCGGTGATTCTCCAAGAAGCGATGACTTTATTAGGATTACAAACCATTTGTGTGTGTGAGCGATCGCTTCGAGAAGGCGTGGTGGTAGATTGGATGCTAACCCACGGTTTAATTGAAGACAGGTTACGCTACCAAGGTTCAGTTAGACAGCGCAGTGTCCTCAAAATCGCCAAGAAATTTCATGTGAATCTCCAGCATAGCGATCGCGTAGCAGGATTTGCTATTAGTATTTTTGATCAAACTCAAGGAATTCTCCACAATTGGAATTCGGAAGCACGTCAATTACTTTGGTCTGCGTCAATTCTCCACAATTGTGGACACTATATCAATCATTCTTCCCATCATAAACATTCTTACTATTTAATTCGCAACGGCGAATTACTTGGTTATACAGAAACTGAAATTGAAATTATTGCGAATATTGCCCGTTATCATCGCAAATCTCCACCCAAGAAAAAGCACGAAAATTATCGAATTTTGGTTAACAAAGAACATCGCACCATGATCGATCATCTCAGTGCAATTCTAAGATTAGCAACAGCACTAGATCGCCGTCAAATAGGCGCTATTTCTCGCGTTCAATGTGATATTAATCGAGGAAAAAATGAATTAAAGCTACATGTTCATGCTAATCATCCTAATGATGATTGCTCTTTGGAACTTTGGAGCTTAGATTACAATAAGGAAGTCTTTGAAAACGAGTTTAATCTTAAAGTAATTGCAGTTTTAAAACCTACTGTCATTTCCTTGAATTAG
- a CDS encoding tetratricopeptide repeat protein, with product MVSYRYFVTSMVIHLLLSSCVNLNSSPKSNLKQVVEEANVTELVQQVKIAQQAEQLFLQANNLLNSHDYQKAIALYDHLLQIQPSKSEALINRGNALASLQRYADAIASYDKAINLQPKADQAWYNRGNALMASQRYKDAIASYRQALSIKPDKYEAWINQGISLAKLQRYQEAVAIYDHAIALNPKQDIAYYNKACAYALQNNVDLAVESLKKAVKIAPIKNQKQAKTDADFAKVRQNKNFQELISLPS from the coding sequence ATGGTTTCTTACCGTTACTTTGTAACCTCAATGGTCATTCACCTGTTGCTGTCTAGTTGTGTGAATTTAAACAGTTCCCCTAAAAGCAATTTGAAGCAGGTTGTAGAAGAGGCAAACGTTACAGAGTTAGTGCAGCAAGTAAAAATAGCACAGCAAGCAGAACAACTATTTCTGCAAGCAAATAACCTGCTAAATTCACATGATTACCAAAAAGCGATCGCACTTTACGATCATCTCCTGCAAATACAGCCGAGTAAATCGGAAGCATTGATTAATCGGGGAAATGCCTTAGCTAGTCTACAACGATACGCAGACGCGATCGCATCCTACGACAAAGCCATTAATCTTCAGCCCAAAGCGGATCAAGCCTGGTACAATCGGGGAAACGCACTCATGGCATCCCAACGCTACAAAGATGCCATCGCTTCCTACCGTCAAGCCTTAAGCATCAAACCAGATAAATATGAAGCTTGGATTAATCAGGGAATTAGCCTAGCAAAACTGCAACGTTACCAAGAAGCAGTAGCTATTTACGATCATGCGATCGCCCTCAACCCCAAACAAGATATAGCCTATTACAATAAAGCCTGTGCCTATGCTCTACAAAATAACGTAGATTTAGCCGTAGAAAGCCTCAAAAAAGCAGTCAAAATTGCCCCAATCAAGAACCAAAAACAAGCAAAAACCGATGCTGACTTTGCTAAAGTCCGCCAAAACAAGAATTTTCAAGAATTAATCAGCTTACCATCATAA
- a CDS encoding DUF3110 domain-containing protein, protein MITPMRVFVLLFNARTENEGIHTIHQAGRDKILMFESQDDAERFALQLEAQDFLVPTVEAMDAEEIKGFCESANYDWEIVPADGALVIPPEINVEETNWQADEDENISPSDQTLPADDSQFSDSELDSIRSKLEGLL, encoded by the coding sequence ATGATCACACCAATGCGTGTCTTTGTATTACTTTTTAATGCTCGGACTGAAAACGAAGGAATCCACACAATTCACCAAGCTGGTCGTGATAAGATTCTGATGTTTGAATCTCAAGACGATGCTGAACGTTTCGCACTCCAATTAGAAGCTCAAGATTTTCTTGTTCCCACGGTGGAAGCTATGGACGCTGAAGAAATTAAAGGATTTTGTGAAAGTGCCAACTACGACTGGGAAATAGTACCAGCGGATGGTGCTTTGGTTATTCCTCCAGAAATAAATGTCGAGGAAACCAACTGGCAAGCAGACGAAGATGAAAATATTAGTCCTAGTGATCAAACTTTGCCAGCAGACGATTCACAATTTTCAGATTCAGAATTGGATAGTATCCGTAGTAAACTCGAAGGATTGCTTTAA
- the murQ gene encoding N-acetylmuramic acid 6-phosphate etherase, whose protein sequence is MTNLEERGHLVTEQVNPDSVNLDQLSSLELVELFNREDQKTVDAIALAKEQLAETIERTAAGMRHGGRLFYIGAGTSGRLGVLDAAECPPTFCTPPELVQGIIAGGAGALVRSSEDLEDNADDGASAIADRKIGQYDVVVGITAGGTTPYVHGALQAAKSRGATTVFIACVPSSQVRANVDIDIRLITGPEILAGSTRLKAGTVTKLALNIISTGTMVRLGKVYGNRMVDVAVTNQKLRDRALRILQDLTGLGRDAANSLLESSGKHVKLALTMYWTGLDKDASKQLLSQYQHNLRTAITNYNNQK, encoded by the coding sequence ATGACAAATTTAGAGGAACGCGGACACCTAGTCACTGAGCAGGTAAATCCGGATAGTGTCAATTTAGACCAGCTAAGTTCATTGGAATTAGTAGAATTATTTAATAGGGAAGACCAAAAAACTGTTGACGCGATCGCACTTGCCAAGGAACAACTAGCCGAAACCATCGAACGCACTGCCGCCGGAATGCGTCACGGAGGCAGATTATTCTATATCGGGGCTGGAACCTCAGGTAGATTAGGAGTTTTAGATGCTGCCGAATGTCCCCCCACCTTTTGCACACCACCGGAATTAGTACAGGGAATCATCGCCGGGGGTGCAGGTGCTTTAGTTCGTAGTTCCGAAGATTTAGAAGATAATGCCGATGACGGCGCGAGTGCGATCGCTGATCGAAAAATCGGTCAGTATGACGTAGTTGTTGGCATCACAGCTGGCGGAACAACTCCGTATGTTCACGGTGCTTTACAAGCAGCAAAATCACGGGGAGCCACCACTGTATTCATTGCCTGTGTCCCCTCATCACAAGTTAGGGCTAACGTTGATATTGATATCCGCTTAATCACCGGACCCGAAATATTAGCAGGTTCTACCCGACTTAAAGCCGGAACTGTCACCAAACTCGCCCTAAATATCATTTCTACAGGGACAATGGTACGCCTTGGTAAAGTCTACGGGAACCGCATGGTGGACGTAGCAGTAACGAATCAGAAATTACGCGATCGCGCTTTGCGAATCCTCCAAGACCTTACAGGACTAGGACGTGATGCCGCTAATTCACTCCTTGAAAGCAGTGGAAAACATGTCAAGTTAGCCCTAACTATGTATTGGACAGGCTTAGACAAAGACGCAAGTAAGCAACTTCTTTCTCAATATCAACATAACCTCAGAACTGCCATCACAAACTACAATAATCAGAAATAA
- a CDS encoding roadblock/LC7 domain-containing protein has translation MAINAVKIEHILQNFVSGTNDIQGATLVSPDGLSLAAVLPGGMDDERVSAMSAAMLSLGERIGTELSRGNIDRIYVEGNRGFGILTSCGEDAVLLVLASESAKQGMLMLEIKRLVSELKLVLM, from the coding sequence ATGGCTATCAATGCTGTAAAAATTGAACATATTCTCCAGAACTTTGTCAGCGGTACAAACGATATTCAAGGAGCAACTTTAGTTTCTCCAGATGGTTTATCCTTAGCTGCGGTTTTACCTGGTGGAATGGATGATGAAAGAGTATCTGCAATGTCTGCGGCAATGCTGTCACTCGGTGAAAGAATAGGTACTGAACTATCTAGAGGCAATATAGATCGTATCTATGTAGAAGGTAATAGAGGATTTGGTATCCTCACAAGCTGCGGAGAAGATGCAGTTTTACTCGTACTAGCAAGCGAATCTGCCAAGCAAGGTATGTTAATGCTAGAAATTAAGCGCTTAGTCTCGGAACTCAAATTAGTTTTAATGTAA